A genomic window from Lotus japonicus ecotype B-129 chromosome 1, LjGifu_v1.2 includes:
- the LOC130713636 gene encoding uncharacterized protein LOC130713636, translated as MKLLVSWAKSLGMEFDYVPAVGVAGGLVSLWRKSALKVVQTKKNQRYLLLFVQFRNSSGIDVVGNVYGPNNVGDRVAFFNSLGADLRMATGSIILGGDFNAILNDGERSGSEEANSVGDASFKSFVEEFELTDLPLRNGDSTWGSTRGGGLWSKLDRWLLNGEAILRLDGACQSVEDWGISDHRVVTLKLGSHDFGPKPFTFFNCWLLEEGFKNLVEVWWNSALVEGWSSFMLQEKLKGLKGEIKEWRLRKGAWGSEKIKELEEKLHDTMSRMEREGVSDELRRGRLAILNHLWAEYRKEESKWLQKSRLRWLKLGDKNSHYFHNSCKVRESHNSLANLIFNGVCLSDPGAIKLAIFNHFHAFFKRDPRWGAKLECDNLPRVCAADITMQSFFHRGRDLVSDSVLRWK; from the coding sequence ATGAAGTTGCTTGTGAGCTGGGCTAAATCTCTTGGAATGGAATTCGATTATGTCCCTGCGGTTGGCGTGGCTGGCGGCTTGGTGTCTCTTTGGAGAAAATCTGCTCTCAAGGTTGTGCAgacaaagaaaaatcaaaggTATCTTCTGTTGTTTGTCCAGTTTAGGAATTCCTCTGGTATTGATGTTGTTGGTAATGTGTATGGGCCTAATAATGTTGGGGATAGAGTAGCTTTTTTTAATTCCCTGGGTGCTGATTTACGTATGGCAACTGGAAGTATTATTCTGGGTGGGGATTTTAATGCCATATTAAATGATGGCGAAAGAAGTGGTAGCGAGGAAGCAAACAGTGTGGGAGACGCTTCGTTCAAAAGCTTTGTCGAAGAGTTTGAGCTTACTGATCTTCCTCTCAGGAATGGGGATTCCACTTGGGGTAGTACAAGGGGTGGGGGGCTGTGGAGCAAGTTAGATAGGTGGTTGTTAAATGGTGAGGCAATCTTGCGGCTTGATGGGGCTTGTCAATCTGTGGAAGATTGGGGGATCTCTGACCATAGGGTTGTAACTTTAAAACTTGGCTCTCATGATTTTGGTCCGAAACCTTTTACTTTCTTTAACTGTTGGCTGTTGGAGGAGGGTTTCAAGAACCTTGTGGAGGTGTGGTGGAACTCAGCTTTGGTTGAAGGCTGGTCAAGTTTCATGctccaagaaaaattaaaagGTCTCAAAGGGGAAATTAAAGAGTGGCGCCTGAGAAAGGGGGCTTGGGGGTCTGAGAAAATTAAAGAGCTTGAGGAGAAACTCCATGATACTATGTCAAGGATGGAGCGGGAAGGTGTGTCCGATGAGTTGAGAAGAGGGCGTTTGGCAATTCTAAATCATCTTTGGGCTGAATACAGGAAAGAGGAGAGCAAATGGCTTCAGAAATCGAGGTTGAGGTGGCTGAAACTGGGGGACAAAAATTCTCATTACTTCCATAATTCTTGCAAAGTTAGAGAATCTCATAATAGTTTGGCCAATCTGATCTTCAATGGTGTTTGTCTATCTGACCCCGGCGCAATAAAATTGGCCATTTTTAATCATTTCCATGCTTTCTTCAAGAGGGATCCGAGGTGGGGAGCTAAACTAGAGTGTGATAACCTTCCAAGGGTATGTGCTGCTGATATCACCATGCAAAGCTTCTTTCACAGAGGAAGAGATCTGGTCAGTGATTCAGTCTTGCGATGGAAATAG
- the LOC130713647 gene encoding cytochrome P450 76T24-like, producing MDLQLVTLVCVSILTFFILKLLYNQIQNSTNLPPGPRPYPIIGNILELGTNPHIALTKLSKIYGPIMTLKLGSMTTIVISSPQLAKQVLQEHSQIFSSRKVPHAAQIFDNHKFSIVWLPPSAKWRKLRKACATRVFSPQVLDSTKVLRHQKLKELLDFVKEKSIKGEVLDLGEAIFSTVLNSISNTFFSMDLSHSTSDEKSREFKNIIESCMEDGGKPNVADFFPILRPIDPQGFQARTTNYFVKLAKIVDGIIECRMCSRDDSKVSNDVLDSLLTEVEGTSSQLSRKEIMHVFLDLFVAGIDTTSTTLEWAMAELLHNPEKLAKVKEELCETIDEDETLEEQHISKFPYLQAVVKETLRLHPPAPFLVPHKCDEVVNISGFQVPKDAQILVNVWAMGRDPTIWVNPNMFEPERFLESEINFKGHNFELIPFGAGKRICPGLPFAQRSVCLIVASLVHNFDWKLADGLITENMNMMEHFGLTLKRVETLRVQAILA from the exons ATGGATTTGCAACTGGTTACCTTAGTGTGTGTAAGCATTCTTACTTTCTTCATTCTTAAATTATTATACAACCAAATCCAAAATTCTACCAATCTTCCACCAGGGCCACGCCCCTATCCAATCATAGGAAACATCTTAGAACTTGGTACAAATCCACACATAGCACTCACCAAACTCTCCAAAATATATGGACCCATCATGACACTGAAACTAGGAAGCATGACGACCATAGTCATCTCTTCACCACAATTAGCCAAACAAGTGCTGCAAGAACACAGCCAAATCTTTTCAAGCAGAAAAGTCCCACATGCAGCTCAAATATTTGACAATCACAAATTCTCAATAGTGTGGCTTCCCCCATCGGCTAAATGGAGGAAGCTTAGAAAAGCTTGTGCAACAAGAGTGTTCTCCCCACAAGTGCTTGACTCCACAAAAGTCCTTCGCCATCAAAAGCTGAAAGAGTTATTGGATTTTGTAAAGGAAAAAAGCATAAAAGGTGAGGTCTTGGATCTTGGTGAGGCTATTTTCTCAACTGTACTCAATTCAATTTCAAACACTTTTTTCTCTATGGATTTGTCTCACTCTACATCTGATGAAAAGTCTCGAGAGTTTAAGAACATTATTGAGAGTTGCATGGAAGACGGTGGAAAGCCAAACGTCGCAGATTTCTTTCCTATTCTTCGTCCAATTGACCCACAAGGTTTTCAGGCAAGGACAACCAATTATTTTGTGAAGTTGGCCAAGATTGTTGATGGAATTATAGAATGTAGAATGTGTTCAAGAGATGATTCCAAGGTTTCCAATGATGTGCTGGATTCACTTCTTACTGAAGTTGAAGGCACAAGTTCTCAGTTGAGCCGCAAAGAAATAATGCATGTGTTCTTG GATTTATTTGTTGCTGGAATTGACACAACATCAACCACACTTGAATGGGCGATGGCAGAGTTATTGCATAACCCTGAAAAATTAgcaaaagtaaaagaagagtTGTGTGAAAcaattgatgaagatgaaacaCTTGAAGAACAACACATCTCAAAGTTTCCTTACTTACAAGCGGTGGTGAAGGAAACTCTTCGCTTGCACCCACCAGCTCCATTTCTTGTACCACACAAGTGTGATGAAGTGGTAAACATATCTGGCTTCCAAGTTCCAAAAGATGCCCAAATATTGGTCAATGTGTGGGCGATGGGACGGGATCCAACCATATGGGTAAACCCAAATATGTTCGAGCCTGAGAGGTTCTTAGAGAGTGAGATTAATTTTAAGGGTCATAATTTTGAGCTAATACCATTTGGGGCAGGTAAAAGGATATGCCCTGGATTGCCATTTGCTCAAAGGTCAGTATGTTTAATAGTGGCTTCCCTTGTGCATAACTTTGATTGGAAGCTAGCTGATGGCCTAATAACAGAGAACATGAATATGATGGAGCATTTTGGATTAACTTTAAAGAGGGTTGAAACTCTTAGAGTTCAAGCTATTCTAGCATAG